The following DNA comes from Pochonia chlamydosporia 170 chromosome Unknown PCv3seq00025, whole genome shotgun sequence.
ATGCAAATACAACTTTAACCCGGTTATTTGGAGTCTTAGAAGATTTCCCTGTGGTGAATGCATAACCTCTAGGCTTTGCCCAGGCATTTATAGCCATAAGAGGCGATTCACGTGAATCATATACGCCCTCTGACGGGAGCACATCGTCAGGGAATACTGCTTGAGCCATGACAGAATTGTGTGGTCGGCAACGGTACCGCTGTTGTGTGCGTGCGGAAAGGGGGGCGCGCAAAAATTAGTCAGCAGGGCGCGCAATATTAAATGCGCGCCCGGGCGCCTCTGTATTGGCCGCCGGAGCGGGGACGGCTTCCTGAGATCTCGAACTGAGGTCTTTGTTGCTCTGTAGATAGTTTTATCGATTCATTGTTTCTTCGTTGGGCGGAAGCCCGCAGGTCTTAAACATGGCGGACCCGCCTGAAGGTCCGATCGTGGTGGAGACTGACAGCCCCACCGCATCACCGAGACGAACGACGCGTCCGACGAAGCCCACCGGGAAAGTTCAAGACACGCTTCGCTCCCTTGAAAATGCGGCAGCAAAGCCTGCCGGGAAGCCGGCGAGCCGAGTGACGCGTGGATCTCATGCAGAAGTAGATGTTGAGCCAGCGGTAGATGGCAGGAAGGCCCGTAGCGCTGGCGATACGGGGAAGGTGATGTTACAGAAggtgttggagttgctgggAAGGGTTAGCGGCGAGGTAGGGGAGTTAAAAGGAAAGATATTCGAACAAAACGACAGGATTCTGGGTCAGTTAATTAGAGCGGATCGGCCAACAGGAAGACTTGATTCGGGAGCTCCAGGCACAAGTGAGAGAACTGAAGGAAGACCAGCGCTCCTAATAGTGTGGACCAAAAACTGTACTATTAGTGCACACTGCAGTGCACACTATTAGTGCCCGCACTATTAGTTCAGTGTACGTCTCTCGCACCAAACTGATGGTTCAGTGTGGAGTCGGCACACTACACTGATAGTCCAGTGTAGCTCGACCAGACGGATGACCAGTTCAGTGTGAGAGTGGCACACTAATAGTGACACTATTAGTGCCAGTCGACGCTCGGCGACGATCATTGGTCAGCGAGCTGTGACGGAGCTAAACTGGGAAATTGAAGGTGGGGGGCCACATTGTGGCACGTTTCGTCTTTGGACATGAGCCCTTAAGGTAGCGGTTGGTAGGAATTCTGGCCAGAAACCAAGTTTCCACGATGTAAACTGGCTGGTTAGTCCAGCAGCAGGCTATCAAGCCCTCAATGTCCTGGACTCCTGGGTGCTTGAGTGAGAAGTTGTTTAATACAGCACTCTCCGTGCAGCATGATCGCACTTCCTGTCTACATGCCGTATTTATCTGAAGTTCTAAATCATGTCTTCCGTCTTTGATCACTCTGACTCTGCTAGTGCTATTGACATCGGTCACAGCACAGGCCATCTGGATGATCCTAACTCTGTTATCGATACAGAAGCCACCTCGTCGCCGGCACCATCGTCCTCGCCAGCTCTTACCGCTCCCCGCCCTAGGACATCTCCCATTTGGCAGTACTGtcgaagagaagaaggcaaggcTGTCCCGGCGGCCTGGGTTGATTCCAACGGAACAAAATGGTGGCATTGCCAGCCATGCTTTGATAAGAAAAGACCAAAGAGATACAATTACTCTGGAGGGTCGTCCGTCATCGTCAATCACTTGCGAAAGGAGCACCATATCATGATTGCTGGAAGACAGGAGTCTAGGCGGGAAGTAACGCAAAGTCGCCTTGGAGATATCACTGCCTTCCTGGCCAAAGATACGCCTTCCTTAATCAAGAAACGCAAGGCGACCGCAGAGGAGGATGCTCTGGACCAGGCCACACTGCGCGAATTGTACTGCCGCTACACAGTAGCCTGCAGCCTCCCCTTTGCTCATGCCGAGCAACCAGCCTTTCGTGACCTAATCCGGTATATTCGCCCGGCTTCCGATGATCTCCTCCCAAGGTCTGGCGATACGGTTAGGACCGACTTGCAAAGGGCCTACATCAACAAGGAGTTTGTTAAAAGGGCCTTGCAGAATGCCCTCTCGTCGATTCACGTCGTCCCCGACAATTGGACATCGCCAAATTGTTTAGGAGTAATAGGCTTCACTGTTCAGTTTGTCACTGAAGATCACGGTTTGCTGTCCCTTGTGGTGAGGATAAAAGAATTAGAAGGCCAGCACAGCGGCGAGAACATGGCAGAAGCAATCATGGAGTTCATACGAGAATACGGAATAGCCTCAAAGGTGGGATACTTCATGATGGATAATGCCAGCAATATGAACACCATGATCGACAAGGTTTCCGACGACTTGGAACGTGAGTTTGACGTTTTCTACgatcctcttcctcaccgACTTCGCTGTTTCGGCCACATAATCAGCATGGCCGTGATGGAATTTCTCATCGGAAAACGACCGCCTACAACAAACCCCTACCACGGGCCATCCAACGAGGGAGTCGAGCAGTGGAGAAAGCGAGGGGCAATAGGCCAACTGCACAATATCGTAGTCTATATCACTTGGACCCCACAACGGCTCCAAACATTCACCACTCTCAGCGACGGTCTCAGACTGCGACGTGATAATGACACCCGCTGGAACTCGTGGTATGGAATGGTTGAGTGGGCTCTCCGGCCCAAAGTACGGCAGGCCATCACCATATTTTGTGCGCAAGAGCCGGCTCTGCAGGACGATGCTCTGACCCCGTCTGACTGGGCAACTTTGGCCGAGATTCACAAATTCCTCGAACCATTTTACGATGCTACAATAGCCAACGAAGGCATGAGAGATTCCATCTCGGACATTCTGCCTACCATGGACTATCTCCTGCATCACATTGAGGCTGCCAGGAAGGCCACCGCCCTTCCCCACTTGGCTGcaatgatggagactgcCTGGGCTAAACTGGCCGACTACTACGAATTGACGGAAGACTCACCAGTCTATTCGGCAGCGACAGTATTAAACCCGTCTCTTAAGTGGGCATATATGGAGAAGACTTGGGAGGACAAAATTGAATGGATTGAGAGAGCTAAAGCTCGCGTAGGGCAGTTGTGGAGGGAGACGTACAAATCAACCACCTCCTGCCCAGTTCTTCGTCCGGGCTCCGCACAACAGACAACTACAAGGCGACTAAACGGATACAAAATGTGGATGAAAGAGCAAAGGGCCACTATTTTCAAcatggatgacgacgagtACGAAGTGTATTGCCGTGAACCTGTGATGATGGTATCAGATCCGTTGAAATGGTGGTTAGAGTCAGCGCAGCGCCGACGGTTTCCTAACTTATCTTTGATGGCCATCGACATTCTATCGATTGCGCCCATGTCTACGGAGACAGAGCGACTtttctccaaagccaaactTTCGGTAACCGACCAGCGAGGATCTATGAATGTTGAAACGTTGAATCTATTGGAGTGCCTACGATCCTGGGATTGTAGTGCTCTAATTATTCCGT
Coding sequences within:
- a CDS encoding transposase-like protein (similar to Beauveria bassiana ARSEF 2860 XP_008602358.1), producing the protein MSSVFDHSDSASAIDIGHSTGHLDDPNSVIDTEATSSPAPSSSPALTAPRPRTSPIWQYCRREEGKAVPAAWVDSNGTKWWHCQPCFDKKRPKRYNYSGGSSVIVNHLRKEHHIMIAGRQESRREVTQSRLGDITAFLAKDTPSLIKKRKATAEEDALDQATLRELYCRYTVACSLPFAHAEQPAFRDLIRYIRPASDDLLPRSGDTVRTDLQRAYINKEFVKRALQNALSSIHVVPDNWTSPNCLGVIGFTVQFVTEDHGLLSLVVRIKELEGQHSGENMAEAIMEFIREYGIASKVGYFMMDNASNMNTMIDKVSDDLEREFDVFYDPLPHRLRCFGHIISMAVMEFLIGKRPPTTNPYHGPSNEGVEQWRKRGAIGQLHNIVVYITWTPQRLQTFTTLSDGLRLRRDNDTRWNSWYGMVEWALRPKVRQAITIFCAQEPALQDDALTPSDWATLAEIHKFLEPFYDATIANEGMRDSISDILPTMDYLLHHIEAARKATALPHLAAMMETAWAKLADYYELTEDSPVYSAATVLNPSLKWAYMEKTWEDKIEWIERAKARVGQLWRETYKSTTSCPVLRPGSAQQTTTRRLNGYKMWMKEQRATIFNMDDDEYEVYCREPVMMVSDPLKWWLESAQRRRFPNLSLMAIDILSIAPMSTETERLFSKAKLSVTDQRGSMNVETLNLLECLRSWDCSALIIPSESHYVGQTDADVIIDTVESGT